A region of Pieris rapae chromosome 20, ilPieRapa1.1, whole genome shotgun sequence DNA encodes the following proteins:
- the LOC110996025 gene encoding ctenidin-1-like, with amino-acid sequence MGCITSAAEELPFTSHGPRPLVGDAVYNTQTQYHGMHLPNRIIMKVFVCLLFVAVAHAGYIGGGSSGWSGGGGGGGGYGGGGGGWSSGGLGGWSGSGSGGWSSGGGSGGWSGGGGSGGWSGGGGHGGSGGQVKIIKIITSGGGGGGYGGGFGGGHGGGFGGGSGWKSGGGWSSGGSGGGWKSGGGGGGGWKLGGGSYGGSSLGGYGGGSGWKSGGGGGGGWSSGGSSGWW; translated from the exons ATGGGTTGCATCACGTCGGCCGCGGAAGAGCTTCCGTTCACGTCTCACGGCCCTCGCCCGTTAGTGGGAGATGCTGTATATAACACACAAACACAGTACCACGGCATGCACTTACCGAATCGCATCATCATGAAg GTCTTCGTGTGTTTATTATTCGTGGCCGTAGCCCACGCTGGCTACATTGGTGGTGGCAGTAGCGGATGGTCAGGCGGTGGCGGCGGAGGCGGTGGATACGGCGGTGGTGGTGGTGGATGGTCCAGTGGCGGACTCGGAGGATGGTCTGGAAGCGGTAGCGGGGGCTGGTCAAGCGGAGGCGGAAGCGGTGGATGGTCCGGCGGAGGCGGAAGTGGTGGATGGTCCGGCGGAGGCGGCCACGGGGGCAGCGGTGGAC AGGTGAAGataatcaaaatcattacCAGCGGAGGCGGCGGCGGCGGTTATG gaGGTGGTTTCGGAGGCGGCCACGGCGGAGGATTTGGCGGCGGCAGCGGCTGGAAAAGTGGTGGTGGATGGTCCAGTGGCGGCAGCGGTGGTGGCTGGAAAAGTGGCGGAGGAGGTGGTGGTGGATGGAAACTTGGCGGAGGAAGCTATGGAGGCTCAAGTCTAGGCGGATACGGAGGTGGTTCAGGGTGGAAGTCCGgtggcggcggcggcggcggatGGTCAAGTGGCGGCTCATCTGGCTGGTGGTGA
- the LOC110996037 gene encoding uncharacterized protein LOC110996037 isoform X2, giving the protein MNNCVSDLVINSIKTLIENCRCVNCDHLNQVRHRFSCGHSICEVCIETRNTCMLCSSTSPNATTIFDKPQTDRVQHASELLNSFQSLFDVDVYRKQRISDKLKVEKEIFPKCIQAPIKYYNKRKSSIFIDKENIETLLPGENIFPYERVKMENSKTYVNQWLNQNQNNFSKNKKARLPFADLSTNSCQSKNLSNRDESISRKRKLNKTTPTSTYKPRCKANRGYGVQKCNNHESGIELDDDICFINDSQSETLDIDKLAQIAVLEADKKTNSFMGDSLYVSKDTINLIKSNNSLNLRNEQIENVPITSNFMSTSPYKVPFYKKSKLLESCKLCATYIDEKFSNVIKMKNVTITIDNPSFITTVEIFEDPKHVPEYKSIGIQTQKVGVNVEKAASDMDIFYENIRDAGNNAHKHDHTMKNSCQVINKPKGIVIEDSDCESSDNEASDRLEVMADIHRACKNE; this is encoded by the exons ATGAATAATTGCGTCTCGGATCTTGTTATAAATAGCATAAAAACTTTGATCGAGAACTGTCGATGTGTCAATTG TGATCACTTAAATCAAGTACGTCATAGGTTTTCGTGTGGACATTCAATATGTGAAGTATGTATTGAAACAAGGAATACATGTATGCTTTGCTCTTCCACATCACCAAATGCAACTACAATCTTTGATAAACCACAAACAGACAGAGTGCAACATGCTTCCGAACTATTAAATAGTTTCCAAAGCCTCTTTGATGTTGATG ttTACAGAAAGCAAAGGATttcagataaattaaaagtagaaaaagaaatatttcctAAATGTATTCAAGctcctataaaatattacaacaaaaggaaaagttcaatatttattgataaggaaaatatagaaacattGCTTCCtggtgaaaatatttttccatatGAAAGAGTGAAAATGGAAAACTCAAAAACATATGTCAATCAATGGTTGAACcaaaaccaaaataatttttcaaaaaataaaaaagcccgATTACCTTTTGCTGATCTAAGTACAAACTCCTGTCAGTCTAAAAACTTAAGTAATAGAGACGAATCAATTAGCAGGAAaagaaaattgaataaaactacCCCTACAAGTACCTATAAGCCGCGTTGCAAGGCAAACAGAGGTTACGGTGTACAAAAATGCAATAACCATGAAAGTGGCATAGAATTAGATgatgatatttgttttataaatgattcaCAAAGTGAAACACTAGATATAGATAAGCTTGCCCAAATTGCTGTACTAGAGGctgataaaaaaactaatagttTTATGGGTGATTCTTTATATGTTAGTAAGGATACAATAAACCTTATTAAATCCaacaattctttaaatttaagaaatgagcAAATTGAAAATGTACCTATAACATCCAATTTCATGTCTACCTCACCATACAAAGTTccattttataagaaaagtaAACTACTTGAATCATGCAAATTATGTGCAACATACATTGATGAAAAGTTTTCTaacgtaataaaaatgaaaaatgtgaCAATTACAATTGACAATCCAAGTTTTATAACAACTGTTGAGATTTTCGAAGATCCGAAACATGTTCCtgaatataaatcaattggAATTCAAACACAGAAAGTGGGAGTTAATGTAGAGAAAGCAGCATCAGATAtggatatattttatgaaaatataaggGATGCAGGCAATAATGCCCACAAACATGATCATACAATGAAAAACTCATgccaagtaataaataaacctaaGGGTATAGTGATTGAAGATTCTGATTGTGAGAGTTCCGATAATGAAGCAAGTGATAGATTGGAAGTTATGGCGGACATACACAGAGCCTGTAAAAATGAGTGA
- the LOC110996037 gene encoding uncharacterized protein LOC110996037 isoform X1, with product MNNCVSDLVINSIKTLIENCRCVNCDHLNQVRHRFSCGHSICEVCIETRNTCMLCSSTSPNATTIFDKPQTDRVQHASELLNSFQSLFDVDVYRKQRISDKLKVEKEIFPKCIQAPIKYYNKRKSSIFIDKENIETLLPGENIFPYERVKMENSKTYVNQWLNQNQNNFSKNKKARLPFADLSTNSCQSKNLSNRDESISRKRKLNKTTPTSTYKPRCKANRGYGVQKCNNHESGIELDDDICFINDSQSETLDIDKLAQIAVLEADKKTNSFMGDSLYVSKDTINLIKSNNSLNLRNEQIENVPITSNFMSTSPYKVPFYKKSKLLESCKLCATYIDEKFSNVIKMKNVTITIDNPSFITTVEIFEDPKHVPEYKSIGIQTQKVGVNVEKAASDMDIFYENIRDAGNNAHKHDHTMKNSCQVINKPKGIVIEDSDCESSDNEASDRLEVMADIHRACKNEDYVFRQLSPYEYGNRIIPRVRGKTPASSDSSDKENYNPNRKKQKLNSKYKKK from the exons ATGAATAATTGCGTCTCGGATCTTGTTATAAATAGCATAAAAACTTTGATCGAGAACTGTCGATGTGTCAATTG TGATCACTTAAATCAAGTACGTCATAGGTTTTCGTGTGGACATTCAATATGTGAAGTATGTATTGAAACAAGGAATACATGTATGCTTTGCTCTTCCACATCACCAAATGCAACTACAATCTTTGATAAACCACAAACAGACAGAGTGCAACATGCTTCCGAACTATTAAATAGTTTCCAAAGCCTCTTTGATGTTGATG ttTACAGAAAGCAAAGGATttcagataaattaaaagtagaaaaagaaatatttcctAAATGTATTCAAGctcctataaaatattacaacaaaaggaaaagttcaatatttattgataaggaaaatatagaaacattGCTTCCtggtgaaaatatttttccatatGAAAGAGTGAAAATGGAAAACTCAAAAACATATGTCAATCAATGGTTGAACcaaaaccaaaataatttttcaaaaaataaaaaagcccgATTACCTTTTGCTGATCTAAGTACAAACTCCTGTCAGTCTAAAAACTTAAGTAATAGAGACGAATCAATTAGCAGGAAaagaaaattgaataaaactacCCCTACAAGTACCTATAAGCCGCGTTGCAAGGCAAACAGAGGTTACGGTGTACAAAAATGCAATAACCATGAAAGTGGCATAGAATTAGATgatgatatttgttttataaatgattcaCAAAGTGAAACACTAGATATAGATAAGCTTGCCCAAATTGCTGTACTAGAGGctgataaaaaaactaatagttTTATGGGTGATTCTTTATATGTTAGTAAGGATACAATAAACCTTATTAAATCCaacaattctttaaatttaagaaatgagcAAATTGAAAATGTACCTATAACATCCAATTTCATGTCTACCTCACCATACAAAGTTccattttataagaaaagtaAACTACTTGAATCATGCAAATTATGTGCAACATACATTGATGAAAAGTTTTCTaacgtaataaaaatgaaaaatgtgaCAATTACAATTGACAATCCAAGTTTTATAACAACTGTTGAGATTTTCGAAGATCCGAAACATGTTCCtgaatataaatcaattggAATTCAAACACAGAAAGTGGGAGTTAATGTAGAGAAAGCAGCATCAGATAtggatatattttatgaaaatataaggGATGCAGGCAATAATGCCCACAAACATGATCATACAATGAAAAACTCATgccaagtaataaataaacctaaGGGTATAGTGATTGAAGATTCTGATTGTGAGAGTTCCGATAATGAAGCAAGTGATAGATTGGAAGTTATGGCGGACATACACAGAGCCTGTAAAAATGA aGATTATGTTTTTAGACAATTGAGTCCTTATGAATATGGTAACAGAATAATACCTAGGGTTCGTGGGAAAACGCCAGCAAGTTCAGATTCATCAGACAAAGAGAATTATAATCCGAAccgaaaaaaacaaaagcttaattctaaatataagaaaaagtga